In one Polaribacter sp. ALD11 genomic region, the following are encoded:
- a CDS encoding TlpA disulfide reductase family protein translates to MKISYFTAILVILTLLTNCKKNENDFFIIQGKIDGNFKKYIYLKFNNKIDSTLVKNSEFSFKGETENPIEATLYPSSPKSKKMMGIASFMLENNKIFISLKYEQSDFRGELTDFLKLDSISGSKSQELSIAFNSKMKNTFYNVKEESIRKKHLYSNLLEFIRTNPKSILSGKNLASLNSFYGYLDSNQMENLYKLIDTNYQSKKDLTTIKYIIKRRKLLDIGKIPPTVILPNQNNKLIDNRSIKAKYILFEFWASWCVPCRQTNPELKKVYNEFKNEKFEILGISIDKDIKKWKKAINDDDLDWIQVVDSLNTSAEKFLLKGVPYNILLDSSGVIIKINIKPKELSELLSEKLKK, encoded by the coding sequence ATGAAAATTTCATATTTTACAGCAATTTTAGTAATTTTAACACTTTTAACGAATTGTAAAAAAAATGAAAATGATTTTTTTATAATACAAGGAAAAATTGATGGTAATTTTAAAAAATATATCTATTTAAAATTCAATAACAAAATTGATAGTACACTGGTCAAAAACAGCGAATTCTCATTTAAAGGAGAAACCGAAAATCCTATTGAAGCTACACTTTACCCTTCCTCTCCTAAATCAAAAAAAATGATGGGAATAGCATCATTTATGCTAGAAAATAATAAAATTTTTATTTCATTAAAGTATGAGCAATCTGATTTTAGAGGAGAATTAACTGATTTTTTAAAACTAGATAGTATTTCAGGTTCAAAAAGTCAGGAATTAAGTATAGCGTTTAATTCAAAAATGAAAAATACTTTTTATAATGTAAAAGAAGAAAGTATTAGAAAAAAACATCTTTATAGCAATCTGTTAGAGTTTATTAGAACTAATCCAAAATCAATATTAAGTGGAAAAAATCTTGCTTCTTTAAATAGCTTTTACGGATATTTAGACAGTAATCAAATGGAGAATTTATATAAATTAATTGATACAAATTATCAATCCAAAAAAGATTTAACCACTATTAAATATATTATAAAAAGAAGAAAATTATTAGACATAGGAAAAATTCCACCTACAGTTATTCTTCCAAATCAAAACAATAAATTAATTGACAACAGATCTATAAAAGCAAAATATATTTTATTTGAATTTTGGGCTTCTTGGTGCGTTCCTTGCAGACAAACTAACCCTGAATTAAAAAAAGTCTACAATGAATTTAAAAATGAAAAATTTGAAATATTAGGAATTTCCATTGATAAAGATATTAAAAAATGGAAAAAAGCAATTAATGATGATGATTTAGATTGGATTCAAGTAGTTGATTCTCTCAATACAAGTGCTGAAAAATTTCTACTTAAAGGAGTTCCTTATAATATTTTACTTGACTCAAGTGGAGTAATTATTAAGATAAATATTAAACCTAAAGAATTGAGTGAATTATTATCGGAAAAATTAAAAAAATAA
- a CDS encoding transposase, with protein MYRNDKVIRRYSEPFKLKILAELTIGKHTKSELCKLYSIAPTTVNVWIKKYNRKDLMNTRVKVETKDEISRIKALQKEIEQLKKLLLKKDLDAMVEESYLEVAAEDLGYKSIAELKKKLSIKP; from the coding sequence ATGTATAGAAATGACAAAGTAATTAGACGGTATTCAGAACCTTTTAAATTAAAAATTTTAGCCGAACTTACAATCGGAAAACACACAAAGAGCGAACTTTGTAAACTCTACTCAATTGCACCTACAACAGTAAATGTGTGGATTAAAAAGTACAATCGTAAAGACTTAATGAACACCAGAGTAAAAGTGGAAACAAAAGACGAAATATCTAGAATTAAAGCGCTTCAAAAAGAGATTGAACAGCTTAAAAAACTACTACTTAAAAAGGATCTCGATGCTATGGTAGAAGAATCCTATTTAGAAGTAGCTGCAGAAGACCTCGGCTATAAATCTATTGCTGAACTAAAAAAAAAGTTAAGTATAAAGCCTTAA
- a CDS encoding IS3 family transposase, which translates to MKAKEKSKRFASLTTITHCFGLKRDAYYKYKSRADKRLILEQQIINIVRKRRKSLPREGVRKLTKSLDIDFNKVNIKVGRDTLFNVLRKHQMLTLRRKTSARTTNSYHRFYKYNNIIKDLEITKPNQVWVSDITYIRTIKGFCYLALITDMYSRKIVGYDLSDSLELKGCVRALNKAIYKAKKTCTEPSRSINGLIHHSDRGIQYCSNLYTQILKRKKIDISMTEENHCYENAMAERVNGILKDEFYLDQTFDNVAHAKRAAKNAINLYNEIRLHLSLDYKTPNMVYKLSA; encoded by the coding sequence ATAAAAGCTAAAGAGAAATCTAAGAGATTTGCGTCTTTAACGACTATAACCCATTGTTTTGGACTTAAACGTGATGCGTATTATAAATACAAATCTAGAGCTGATAAACGTTTAATACTAGAACAACAGATTATAAATATTGTTAGAAAAAGACGCAAATCTCTTCCTAGAGAAGGGGTGCGTAAGCTTACTAAATCTTTAGATATAGATTTTAATAAAGTAAATATTAAAGTTGGTAGAGATACTTTATTTAATGTCCTTAGAAAACACCAAATGCTAACACTTAGAAGGAAAACTAGTGCCAGAACAACAAACTCATATCATCGATTTTATAAATATAATAATATTATAAAAGACTTAGAAATTACAAAACCTAATCAAGTTTGGGTAAGTGATATAACTTACATCAGAACAATTAAAGGCTTTTGTTACTTAGCTTTAATAACTGATATGTATTCTAGAAAAATTGTTGGTTACGACCTTAGTGATAGCCTGGAATTAAAAGGATGTGTGAGAGCATTAAATAAGGCGATTTATAAAGCTAAAAAAACTTGTACTGAGCCTAGTCGAAGTATTAATGGGCTTATTCATCATTCAGACAGAGGAATACAATATTGCAGTAATCTATACACTCAAATATTAAAAAGAAAGAAAATAGATATCAGTATGACTGAAGAAAATCATTGTTACGAAAACGCCATGGCTGAACGTGTAAATGGTATTTTAAAAGATGAATTTTATCTCGACCAAACCTTTGATAACGTGGCTCACGCTAAGAGAGCCGCAAAAAATGCAATTAATTTATACAACGAAATAAGATTACACTTATCTTTAGATTATAAAACACCAAATATGGTATATAAATTATCAGCTTAA
- a CDS encoding DMT family transporter, whose amino-acid sequence MRQFIQNKYFLLIFIAIIWGSSFILIKKILPVFDPYQIGAFRAGLSGLLLSFIGFPALKRMSKKDVFWIALSGLFGNFLVVFIFPIAQQGVSSSLAGIINALDPIFTLVLGAILFGIRNKVIQYTGAIIGLIGAIILVYSSNSGNGENHLYYTVLLVIGSALYAVAALIIEKKLHHIKSTDISTGIYTIWMVPSLLILSFSGFFTDIDYSQNETLTALGYLVFLTVISTTLVMFLFFKLVQDTSAVFVSTISLLLPVVAVIWGILDKEKFTVWYAIGGLLILISVYLIREKKNKSLERNKNCAQQRTELKSN is encoded by the coding sequence ATGAGGCAATTCATTCAAAATAAATATTTTCTACTCATCTTTATTGCTATAATCTGGGGTTCTTCTTTTATACTCATAAAAAAAATACTACCAGTATTTGACCCATATCAAATCGGAGCTTTTAGGGCAGGATTGTCAGGCTTGCTTTTGTCATTTATTGGATTCCCAGCTTTGAAAAGAATGTCAAAAAAGGACGTTTTTTGGATTGCTCTATCAGGATTATTTGGTAACTTTTTAGTGGTCTTTATTTTCCCTATTGCACAACAAGGCGTAAGTAGCTCATTGGCAGGCATCATAAATGCATTAGACCCAATATTTACACTCGTTTTAGGAGCAATTCTGTTTGGAATCAGAAATAAAGTTATTCAATATACTGGAGCAATAATTGGACTTATAGGTGCTATCATTTTAGTTTACTCTTCCAATTCAGGAAATGGCGAAAATCATCTTTATTATACGGTTTTATTGGTTATAGGTTCGGCACTTTATGCCGTTGCCGCACTTATTATTGAAAAAAAATTACATCACATAAAATCGACAGATATATCAACAGGTATTTACACTATTTGGATGGTGCCATCTCTTTTAATTTTAAGTTTTTCAGGTTTTTTTACAGACATTGATTACAGCCAGAATGAAACTTTAACGGCTCTAGGTTATTTAGTCTTTCTAACCGTTATTAGCACTACTTTGGTAATGTTTTTGTTTTTCAAGCTTGTTCAAGATACATCTGCAGTTTTTGTAAGTACCATTTCACTTTTATTACCAGTCGTTGCGGTAATTTGGGGAATTTTGGACAAAGAGAAATTTACAGTTTGGTATGCAATCGGTGGATTATTAATTTTGATTAGTGTATATCTCATTAGAGAAAAGAAAAATAAATCATTGGAAAGGAATAAAAACTGCGCACAACAAAGAACTGAGTTAAAAAGCAACTAA
- a CDS encoding T9SS type A sorting domain-containing protein yields MKLKKTITSIVFLLLSLGGLHAQESSTAAGGEATGTGGTASYSVGQVVYTTNTGTNGTISQGVQQAYEIFTVGIKDTDLNVTLSVFPNPTAHNLTLQISEYNNEKLSYQLFDIQGKLLSNGQVNTKKTQINTSTLSSATYFINVLNQEKKQVQSFKIIKN; encoded by the coding sequence ATGAAACTTAAAAAAACAATAACAAGCATTGTGTTTCTCCTATTAAGCTTAGGAGGATTACACGCACAAGAAAGCTCAACTGCCGCAGGTGGTGAGGCAACAGGAACAGGCGGAACAGCCAGTTACTCGGTAGGACAAGTCGTTTACACTACCAATACAGGGACAAACGGCACAATAAGTCAAGGTGTGCAACAAGCCTACGAAATTTTTACAGTAGGAATTAAAGATACCGATCTGAATGTTACGCTTTCGGTTTTTCCTAACCCAACTGCCCATAATTTAACCCTGCAAATAAGCGAGTACAACAACGAAAAGTTGTCGTATCAGCTTTTTGACATACAAGGTAAATTATTAAGCAACGGACAAGTAAACACAAAGAAAACGCAAATAAACACATCAACTTTGTCTTCTGCAACTTACTTTATAAATGTTCTAAACCAAGAAAAAAAACAGGTTCAATCATTTAAAATAATTAAAAATTAA
- a CDS encoding DUF1566 domain-containing protein yields the protein MKKIYTLIAGIMLTASIFAQAPEKMSYQGVVRDASNALVTTQAVGMQISILQGGATGTPVYVETQTPTTNSNGLLSLEIGTGTLLSGDFTTINWANDTYFIKTETDPTGGTNYTITGTTQLMSVPYALHAKTAESITGTINYTETDPIFRASIANTITAIDTANWRNHTVDTDTHIDSTGVANLGFNAGGIITETDPVFRASIANGITVIDTANWNNHTVDTDTHIDSTGVANLGFNAGAIITEIDPVFRASIANGITAIDTVNWNNKLSTEIDGSVTNEIQVLTISNDTLFLSKGGLVKLPAAAVVFSGNYADLTNIPAYIADGDDNTQLNETQVDAFVANNGYLTTEVDGSVTNEIELPTGGTNGQVLKTDGGGNYAWVNQTTDTDTNTQLNETQVDAFVANNGYLTTEVDGSVTNEIELPTGGTNGQVLKTNGSGNYAWVNQTTDTDTDTQLNETQVDAFVANNGYLTTEVDGSVTNEIELPTGGTNGQVLKTNGSGNYAWVNQTTDTDTDTQLNETQVDAFVANNGYLTTEVDGSVTNEIELPTGGTNEQVLKTDGSGNYAWVNQTTDTDTHIDSTGIANLGYMAGMHTVNTDAQTLTVSQTGDTLTISGGNYVLVPGISLLNHPHAQVIQIGDFYAGGVVFWLDGNGGGLVVSVADQSTSATWGCNGIITGSDSTAIGTGAQNTVDIEASCATAGTAADICANLTLNSYNDWFLPSKDALQIIYDNRVTIDATAANNSGTSLSLDRYWSSTEFNSNNAWTHSFNNGVSKIYLKPDNYTCRVRAVRAF from the coding sequence ATGAAAAAAATATATACTTTAATAGCAGGGATTATGCTTACAGCAAGCATATTTGCACAAGCACCCGAAAAAATGAGCTACCAAGGAGTAGTAAGAGATGCAAGCAATGCCTTAGTAACCACACAAGCCGTAGGAATGCAAATTAGCATTTTACAAGGTGGTGCTACAGGAACACCAGTTTATGTAGAGACACAAACACCTACAACCAATTCTAACGGTTTATTAAGTTTAGAAATAGGAACAGGAACTTTACTAAGCGGCGATTTCACCACCATTAACTGGGCAAACGACACTTATTTTATTAAAACCGAAACCGACCCTACAGGCGGAACAAACTATACCATTACTGGTACAACACAACTAATGAGTGTACCTTATGCCTTGCACGCTAAAACAGCAGAAAGTATAACAGGAACAATAAACTACACCGAAACCGACCCTATTTTTAGAGCATCTATTGCTAATACTATTACTGCAATTGATACAGCTAACTGGAGAAACCATACCGTTGATACCGATACACACATTGACTCTACAGGAGTAGCCAACTTAGGTTTTAATGCAGGAGGAATAATTACCGAAACCGACCCTGTTTTTAGAGCATCTATTGCTAATGGTATTACTGTAATTGATACAGCTAATTGGAATAACCATACCGTTGATACCGATACCCATATTGACTCTACAGGAGTAGCCAACTTAGGTTTTAATGCAGGAGCAATAATTACCGAAATCGACCCTGTTTTTAGAGCATCTATTGCTAATGGTATTACTGCAATTGATACCGTAAATTGGAACAACAAACTATCTACCGAAATAGATGGCTCTGTTACCAACGAAATACAAGTTTTAACCATTAGCAACGACACACTTTTTTTAAGCAAAGGAGGGCTTGTAAAACTACCTGCAGCTGCTGTAGTTTTTAGTGGTAATTATGCCGATTTAACAAACATACCTGCTTACATTGCTGATGGTGATGATAATACACAACTAAACGAAACACAAGTAGATGCCTTTGTAGCCAACAATGGTTATTTAACCACAGAAGTTGATGGTTCTGTTACCAACGAAATAGAATTACCAACAGGTGGTACTAACGGACAAGTACTAAAAACTGATGGTGGTGGCAACTATGCTTGGGTAAACCAAACTACAGATACTGATACAAACACGCAGCTAAACGAAACACAAGTAGATGCCTTTGTAGCCAACAATGGTTATTTAACCACAGAAGTTGATGGTTCTGTTACCAACGAAATAGAATTACCAACAGGTGGTACTAACGGACAAGTACTAAAAACTAATGGTAGTGGCAACTATGCTTGGGTAAACCAAACTACAGATACTGATACCGACACACAACTAAACGAAACACAAGTAGATGCCTTTGTAGCCAACAATGGTTATTTAACCACAGAAGTTGATGGTTCTGTTACCAACGAAATAGAATTACCAACAGGTGGTACTAACGGACAAGTACTAAAAACTAATGGTAGTGGCAACTATGCTTGGGTAAACCAAACTACAGATACTGATACCGACACACAACTAAACGAAACACAAGTAGATGCCTTTGTAGCCAACAATGGTTATTTAACCACAGAAGTTGATGGTTCTGTTACCAACGAAATAGAATTACCAACGGGCGGTACTAACGAACAAGTACTAAAAACTGATGGTAGTGGCAACTATGCTTGGGTAAACCAAACTACAGATACTGATACCCATATTGATTCTACAGGAATTGCCAACTTAGGTTATATGGCAGGAATGCATACTGTAAATACAGATGCTCAAACCCTTACCGTATCACAAACAGGCGATACCTTAACAATAAGTGGAGGAAACTATGTATTAGTTCCTGGTATTAGTTTATTAAATCATCCTCACGCTCAAGTAATACAAATAGGTGACTTTTATGCAGGTGGAGTTGTTTTTTGGTTAGACGGTAATGGCGGAGGTTTAGTAGTATCTGTTGCAGACCAAAGCACAAGTGCTACATGGGGATGTAACGGAATAATTACTGGATCTGATAGTACAGCTATTGGTACGGGGGCACAAAACACAGTAGATATAGAAGCTAGTTGTGCTACAGCCGGAACAGCTGCAGATATTTGTGCCAACCTTACATTAAATAGTTATAACGATTGGTTTTTACCGAGCAAAGATGCCCTGCAAATTATATATGATAATAGAGTAACGATTGATGCTACAGCAGCAAATAATTCAGGGACTAGTTTATCACTAGATAGATATTGGAGTTCTACGGAGTTCAATAGTAATAATGCTTGGACCCATAGTTTCAATAACGGCGTCTCAAAAATTTACCTTAAGCCCGATAACTATACTTGTAGAGTGAGAGCCGTCAGAGCTTTTTAA
- a CDS encoding T9SS type A sorting domain-containing protein, with the protein MCYKPTKFLQEEFKDTDLNVTLSVFPNPTAHNLTLQISEYNNENLSYQLFDMQGKLLSNGQVNTKKTQINTSSSFSLTYFINVLNQEKKQVQSFKIIKN; encoded by the coding sequence GTGTGCTACAAGCCTACGAAATTTTTACAGGAGGAATTTAAAGATACCGATCTGAATGTTACGCTTTCGGTTTTTCCTAACCCAACTGCCCATAATTTAACCCTGCAAATAAGCGAGTACAACAACGAAAATTTATCGTATCAGCTTTTTGACATGCAAGGTAAATTATTAAGCAACGGACAAGTAAACACAAAGAAAACGCAAATAAACACATCATCTTCGTTTTCTTTAACTTACTTTATAAATGTTCTAAACCAAGAAAAAAAACAGGTTCAATCATTTAAAATAATTAAAAATTAA
- a CDS encoding DUF1566 domain-containing protein, giving the protein MKKIYTLIAGIMLTASIFAQVPKKMSYQAVVRDASNTLVSTQAVGMQISILQGSTPVYVEAQTPTTNANGLVSLEIGTGTLLSGDFTTINWANDAYFIKTETDPTGGTNYTITVTTQLMSVPYALHAKTAESITGTINYTETDSVFRASIANTITAIDTTNWNNHTVDTDTHIDSTGVANLGFNTGAIITETDPIFRASIANGITAIDTANWNNHTVDTDTHIDSTGVANLGFNAGGIITETDPVFRASITNGITAIDTVNWNNKLSTEIDGSVTNEIQVLTISNDTLFLSKGGLVKLPAAAVVFSGNYADLTNIPAYIADGDDNTQLNETQVDAFVANNGYLTTEVDGSVTNEIELPTGGTNGQVLKTDGGGNYAWVNQTTDTDTNTQLNETQVDAFVANNGYLTTEVDGSVTNEIELPTGGTNGQVLKTDGGGNYAWVNQTTDTDTNTQLNETQVDAFVANNGYLTTEVDGSVTNEIELPTGGTNGQVLKTDGSGNYAWVNQTTDTDTDTQLNETQVDAFVANNGYLTTEVDGSVTNEIELPTGGTNGQVLKTDGSGNYAWVNQTTDTDTDTHIDSTGIANLGYIPGVHTVNTDAQTLKASQTGDTLTINGGNSVLIPGISLFNYQPQIQIGEFYAGGVIFWLDGNGGGLVVSIVDQSTRAQWGCHGTHLAGAEGKAIGTGAQNTADIEAGCTRYATAADLCANLTLNGYNDWFLPSIDELQAIFDNRAAINATAISNLGTSLGSYYWSSTEDYNYWALLYHFRAGSVSEDKFEKHGVRAVRAF; this is encoded by the coding sequence ATGAAAAAAATATATACTTTAATAGCAGGGATTATGCTTACAGCAAGCATATTTGCACAAGTGCCCAAAAAAATGAGCTACCAAGCCGTAGTAAGAGATGCAAGTAATACCTTAGTAAGCACACAAGCCGTAGGAATGCAAATTAGCATTTTACAAGGCAGTACCCCTGTTTATGTAGAGGCACAAACACCTACAACCAACGCTAACGGTTTAGTAAGTTTAGAAATAGGAACAGGAACTTTACTAAGTGGCGATTTTACCACCATTAACTGGGCAAACGACGCTTATTTTATTAAAACCGAAACCGACCCTACAGGCGGAACAAACTATACCATTACCGTTACAACACAACTAATGAGTGTACCTTATGCCTTGCACGCTAAAACAGCAGAAAGCATAACAGGAACAATAAACTACACCGAAACCGACTCTGTTTTTAGAGCTTCTATTGCTAATACTATTACTGCAATTGATACAACTAATTGGAATAACCATACCGTTGATACAGATACACACATTGACTCTACAGGAGTAGCCAACTTAGGCTTTAATACAGGAGCAATAATTACCGAAACCGACCCTATTTTTAGAGCATCTATTGCCAATGGTATTACTGCAATTGATACAGCTAATTGGAATAACCATACCGTTGATACCGATACCCATATTGACTCTACAGGAGTAGCAAACTTAGGTTTTAATGCAGGAGGAATAATTACCGAAACCGACCCTGTTTTTAGAGCATCTATTACTAATGGTATTACTGCAATTGATACCGTAAATTGGAATAACAAACTATCTACCGAAATAGATGGCTCTGTTACAAACGAAATACAAGTTTTAACCATTAGCAACGATACACTTTTTTTAAGCAAAGGAGGGCTTGTAAAACTACCTGCAGCTGCTGTAGTTTTTAGTGGTAATTATGCCGATTTAACAAACATACCTGCTTACATTGCTGATGGTGATGATAATACACAACTAAACGAAACACAAGTAGATGCCTTTGTAGCCAACAATGGTTATTTAACCACAGAAGTTGATGGTTCTGTTACCAACGAAATAGAATTACCAACAGGTGGTACTAACGGACAAGTACTAAAAACTGATGGTGGTGGCAACTATGCTTGGGTAAACCAAACTACAGATACTGATACAAACACGCAGCTAAACGAAACACAAGTAGATGCCTTTGTAGCCAACAATGGTTATTTAACCACAGAAGTTGATGGTTCTGTTACCAACGAAATAGAATTACCAACAGGTGGTACTAACGGACAAGTACTAAAAACTGATGGTGGTGGCAACTATGCTTGGGTAAACCAAACTACAGATACTGATACAAACACGCAGCTAAACGAAACACAAGTAGATGCCTTTGTAGCCAACAATGGTTATTTAACCACAGAAGTTGATGGTTCTGTTACCAACGAAATAGAATTACCAACGGGCGGTACTAACGGACAAGTACTAAAAACTGATGGTAGTGGCAACTATGCTTGGGTAAACCAAACTACAGATACTGATACCGACACACAACTAAACGAAACACAAGTAGATGCCTTTGTAGCCAACAATGGTTATTTAACCACAGAAGTTGATGGTTCTGTTACCAACGAAATAGAATTACCAACGGGCGGTACTAACGGACAAGTACTAAAAACTGATGGTAGTGGCAACTATGCTTGGGTAAACCAAACTACAGATACCGATACCGATACCCATATTGATTCTACAGGAATTGCCAACTTAGGTTATATTCCAGGAGTACATACCGTAAATACCGATGCACAAACCCTCAAAGCATCACAAACAGGCGATACATTAACTATAAACGGAGGAAACTCTGTATTAATTCCTGGTATTAGTTTATTTAACTATCAACCACAAATACAAATAGGTGAATTTTATGCAGGTGGTGTTATTTTTTGGTTAGACGGTAATGGCGGGGGACTAGTAGTATCTATTGTAGACCAGAGCACACGTGCACAATGGGGATGTCACGGAACACACCTTGCTGGAGCAGAAGGTAAAGCTATTGGTACAGGGGCACAAAATACAGCAGATATAGAAGCTGGTTGTACTAGATACGCAACAGCGGCAGATCTTTGTGCCAACCTTACATTAAATGGTTATAACGATTGGTTTTTACCTAGTATAGACGAACTGCAAGCTATATTTGATAATAGAGCAGCTATTAATGCTACAGCAATAAGTAATTTAGGTACTAGTCTCGGAAGTTACTATTGGAGTTCTACTGAGGACTATAATTATTGGGCTTTGTTGTACCATTTCCGTGCCGGTAGTGTATCCGAAGATAAGTTTGAAAAGCATGGTGTGCGAGCCGTCAGAGCTTTTTAA
- a CDS encoding M23 family metallopeptidase: protein MKNYLLLTFFLITTIVKAENNIKIYYEKTDNGFNIYADNNDFCPSSIKISFSVTNLNINGGNNNIYIVNSQQKKQLLTSLKVSKKGRAYKFSFKYWTNYGNHNDNEYDENYEYNLPFKISSKFKLYQGYNGTFSHKNQNALDFTMPIGTEITAIREGIVIRVTDKNNKNCGKKECQKYNNFIIIYHKDGTFAEYAHIKQNGSKVKVGDKISKGQLIAYSGNVGWSTGPHLHLVVFNQKLNERKTIKTKFLTEKGKKTEYLIEKNEYSRNY from the coding sequence ATGAAAAACTATTTACTATTAACATTTTTCCTAATAACTACAATTGTTAAGGCTGAAAATAATATAAAGATTTACTACGAAAAGACAGATAATGGATTTAATATTTACGCTGATAATAACGATTTTTGTCCTTCAAGTATAAAAATTAGTTTTTCAGTTACAAACCTAAATATAAATGGAGGCAATAATAATATTTACATAGTTAATTCTCAACAAAAAAAACAGCTACTTACTTCGCTTAAAGTTTCCAAAAAAGGTAGAGCTTATAAGTTTTCATTTAAATATTGGACAAATTATGGCAATCATAATGACAATGAATATGATGAAAATTATGAGTACAATCTACCATTTAAAATATCAAGTAAGTTTAAACTTTATCAAGGCTACAATGGAACTTTTTCTCATAAAAATCAAAACGCTTTAGATTTCACAATGCCTATTGGTACAGAAATAACTGCAATTAGAGAAGGAATTGTTATTAGGGTTACAGATAAGAATAATAAAAACTGTGGAAAAAAAGAATGTCAAAAGTATAATAATTTCATTATAATTTATCATAAAGATGGAACTTTTGCAGAATATGCCCATATAAAACAAAATGGGTCAAAAGTTAAAGTTGGAGACAAAATTTCTAAAGGTCAATTAATTGCTTATAGCGGAAATGTTGGATGGAGCACTGGTCCACATTTACATTTAGTAGTGTTCAACCAAAAATTAAATGAAAGAAAAACTATAAAAACAAAGTTCCTAACAGAAAAAGGAAAAAAGACTGAATATTTAATAGAGAAGAACGAATATTCAAGAAATTACTAA
- a CDS encoding Atu1372/SO_1960 family protein, with protein MKKLYSATLLILTILFMSTIQAQKTKILVLIHSDNGGTYKLAQEIAKGIEAKGEVKAYIKLVKASNNPSLKNISVASIEELTTYDGIAFGSPIYFGNISTAMSEFLSKTVELWSNHALEGMPATVFMSAGSGAGKELAIQSFWNSLAVHGMILVSNGIRGTKNIDKTIPQGNTVLGTTSLASFKNVERPTKSERFLANLQGQNFAKVAHALKGTFPTTIAIKENNKKIDVNTVLKDKKIELPKVPKPAGSYEPYVRSGNLVFINQVAFKDGKVVNPGKLGLDINEKQVNEATRTTMLNVLAVLKDAVGGDLNKVKKCVQLTGIFNTTDDYTKHANLMNVASNLMVEVFGEKGKHARATYGASSIPVNSSVEIQAIFEVE; from the coding sequence ATGAAAAAATTATACAGCGCAACATTATTAATTTTAACCATCCTGTTTATGAGCACCATTCAAGCCCAAAAAACCAAAATTCTTGTTTTAATTCATTCAGATAATGGAGGAACTTATAAATTAGCACAAGAGATTGCAAAAGGAATTGAAGCCAAGGGAGAAGTTAAGGCTTATATAAAATTGGTAAAGGCTTCTAATAACCCATCTTTAAAAAATATATCCGTAGCATCCATTGAAGAATTAACTACATATGATGGTATTGCTTTTGGTTCGCCAATATATTTTGGAAATATTAGTACAGCAATGAGTGAGTTTTTATCAAAAACGGTAGAATTATGGAGCAATCATGCTTTAGAAGGAATGCCAGCAACGGTATTTATGTCTGCAGGTAGTGGAGCTGGAAAAGAACTTGCAATACAATCTTTTTGGAATAGTTTAGCAGTACACGGAATGATTTTGGTTTCCAACGGAATTAGAGGTACTAAAAACATTGATAAAACCATCCCTCAAGGTAATACTGTTTTAGGAACAACTAGTTTAGCTTCATTTAAGAATGTAGAAAGACCAACAAAAAGTGAACGTTTTCTAGCGAATCTTCAAGGACAAAATTTTGCTAAAGTAGCGCATGCATTAAAAGGTACATTTCCAACAACTATAGCAATAAAAGAGAATAATAAAAAAATAGATGTTAATACAGTATTAAAAGATAAGAAAATTGAATTGCCTAAAGTACCTAAACCTGCTGGGAGCTATGAACCTTATGTAAGGTCAGGAAATTTGGTATTTATTAATCAAGTTGCCTTTAAAGATGGAAAAGTTGTAAACCCCGGTAAATTAGGATTAGATATAAATGAAAAGCAGGTAAATGAAGCTACAAGAACTACAATGCTTAATGTTTTAGCTGTTTTAAAAGATGCTGTTGGTGGCGATTTAAATAAAGTAAAAAAATGTGTTCAACTAACAGGTATCTTTAACACTACAGATGATTACACTAAACATGCAAACTTAATGAATGTAGCATCAAATTTAATGGTTGAAGTTTTTGGAGAAAAAGGGAAGCATGCAAGAGCTACTTATGGAGCATCATCGATTCCTGTAAATTCTTCTGTAGAAATTCAAGCTATTTTTGAAGTAGAATAA